From the genome of Triticum aestivum cultivar Chinese Spring chromosome 3B, IWGSC CS RefSeq v2.1, whole genome shotgun sequence, one region includes:
- the LOC123071860 gene encoding GPI transamidase component PIG-S produces MAEIAGDETPPLPSSSGAEESSLLSSPPSPTATSGDKPPPRTRKPGTKRLVLTASVLVSFLVGLPLLLKSTEIHRSPLPSDAIADLSRRLQSHPPSFPCGLHAVFLRSGPGSPVASLADQLERAISTQHHLLPASSTAGSISVSVTVQSDGGCTSSTASASPWRCGSVTAADSVRGDEVFDELLHSALGGGDGDGMKVYTVVIAEDDDGKGTRVVIGKHRHAWVVGKVDEAEALSLIRKVFIKYFMNGGIEEGETGIGKGEFMPVGSDGNVVLSFSLLNADPNDWVYDWEFKNIGERILTPVVEALRPVADINIESQVLYHTPKSSYSYSDDKLGGNVLSMGDIPFFVNSNEWHLDTSISATGRSKVLQFVVYIPSARECPLYLQLPDGELSKTNAFISPMWGGVVIWNPPGCSLGSKKAHGTRRQMSSQELMETLEIFIGQLRQLFGLKPNYHAHGMDVATKFLVSEKGFAQWELDLLYRHHACSNLLSCVATLESLSSLVQSLPRMIVMDEIGRQVELSLEAASLAQRNATLGIGDSSAVSATRARALAEDAFFHPSIMSISYASVEHYFAIYMPFFAPVCLHVLLAAIKELKRYKVERAKYSAFLASQSQATTSS; encoded by the exons ATGGCGGAGATAGCCGGCGACGAGACCCCGCCGCTACCTTCGTCTTCCGGCGCCGAGGAATCCTCTCTCCTCTCGtcccctccctcgcccaccgccACCAGCGGGGAcaagccgccgccgcgcacgaGGAAGCCCGGCACGAAGCGCCTCGTCCTCACCGCCTCGGTCCTCGTCTCCTTCCTCGTCG GACTGCCCTTGCTGCTCAAATCCACCGAGATCCACCGGTCGCCGCTGCCCTCCGACGCAATCGCCGACCTGTCCCGGCGCCTCCAGTCGCACCCTCCCTCCTTCCCCTGTGGTCTCCACGCGGTCTTCCTCCGCTCCGGCCCTGGCTCCCCCGTCGCCTCCCTTGCCGATCAGCTCGAGCGGGCAATCTCGACCCAGCACCACCTCCTCCCCGCGTCTTCTACTGCTGGGAGCATCTCAGTGTCAGTCACCGTCCAGTCGGATGGCGGCTGCACCAGCAGCACGGCTTCCGCTTCGCCTTGGCGATGTGGCTCGGTGACCGCTGCAGACTCGGTCCGTGGTGATGAGGTGTTCGATGAATTGCTGCACTCTGCATTGGGTGGTGGTGATGGGGATGGGATGAAGGTTTACACTGTTGTcattgctgaggatgatgatgggAAGGGGACGAGGGTTGTGATCGGAAAGCACCGTCATGCTTGGGTTGTTGGGAAGGTTGATGAGGCCGAGGCTCTGTCCCTTATTAGGAAGGTGTTCATCAAGTATTTCATGAATGGCGGTATTGAAGAGGGTGAGACAGGCATTGGAAAAGGAGAGTTCATGCCAGTTGGTTCAGATGGGAATGTTGTTCTTTCATTCAGCTTGTTGAATGCTGATCCAAATGATTGGGTCTATGATTG GGAGTTCAAAAATATTGGTGAGAGAATCCTTACTCCTGTGGTTGAGGCCCTGCGACCAGTTGCTGATATCAACATAGAGAGTCAG GTTCTCTACCACACTCCGAAGTCGTCCTATTCTTATTCTGACGATAAATTGGGGGGCAATGTCCTTAGTATGGGAGACATTCCTTTCTTT GTAAACTCAAATGAGTGGCATTTGGATACATCGATTTCAGCTACAGGACGATCAAAAGTTCTTCAGTTTGTGGT GTATATTCCATCTGCAAGGGAATGCCCTTTGTACTTGCAGCTTCCAGATGGGGAGCTTTCGAAAACTAATGCATTTATTTCCCCA ATGTGGGGAGGTGTTGTTATTTGGAACCCACCAGGCTGTTCACTTGGTTCAAAGAAGGCGCATGGGACTCGGAGACAAATGTCATCACAG GAACTTATGGAGACTCTGGAAATCTTCATTGGGCAGCTAAGACAGTTATTTGGTCTAAAACCGAACTATCATGCACATGGCATGGATGTGGCAACTAAATTCCTAGTTAGTGAAAAGGGGTTTGCACAATG GGAATTGGATTTACTATACAGACATCATGCATGTTCCAACCTTTTGTCATGTGTCGCCACCTTGGAATCTCTTTCCAGCTTG GTCCAATCGCTCCCAAGAATGATTGTTATGGATGAAATTGGGAGGCAG GTAGAGCTTTCGCTTGAAGCCGCAAGCTTAGCTCAAAGGAACGCCACTCTTGGAATAGGTGACTCTTCTGCAG TGTCTGCAACGAGAGCGAGGGCTTTGGCCGAGGACGCTTTTTTCCATCCATCCATTATGTCAATCAGTTATGCTTCCGTGGAGCACTACTTCGCGATTTACATG CCATTCTTTGCGCCAGTGTGTTTGCATGTGCTGCTGGCGGCGATCAAAGAGCTGAAACGCTACAAGGTGGAGCGGGCCAAATACTCGGCCTTCCTGGCTTCCCAGTCCCAAGCGACGACTTCCTcctga
- the LOC123071861 gene encoding lysine-specific demethylase JMJ705, with protein sequence MPSSSPPPPPPGASGDAVPPWLKALPLAPEFHPTAAEFADPVAYLLRIEPAAAPFGICKVVPPCARPPRKATLANIARSLAANDKADADDHAQSPPSFPVRHQYLGLCPRRPRPALQTVWLSARRYTLPQFESRAAAARAPLLARLGVPAAKHQGDRLPPLDHEALFWRAASADRPITVDYASDMPGSGFPPCAARSAQGQQPAHVGETAWNMRTAARSPGSLLRFMRDEVPGVTTPMLYVGMLFSWFAWHVEDHDLHSLNYMHLGAAKTWYGVPRDAALAFEDVVRVHGYAGEVNPLEAFATLGNKTTLLSPELLVGSGVPCCRLVQNAGEFVVTFPGSYHCGFSHGFNCGEASNIATPEWLRVAKEAAVRRASINQPPMLSHYQLLYELALSMCIRDPSIGAMEPRSSRLKEKKKGEGGQLVKKLFVQNAIQDNELLSCLLNDGSSCIILPINAHDGPVLSALRSRSQLIPKSKLSDGLCSNGETLEALARCTHNSHNAEGDKADVISAAGLLDQGLLSCVSCGILSFSCVAVIKPRECASKYFMSYDYNSINDQLVDSGGCHLANAAGSEGTNGGILRPGFELHGTEILPDAGPVTDSAPDLLASAYGNQPDTDEHNRNKKIKVSHDSSELDGTKIPSSSIKCQQRPSSQSSQCIGGSSISNGPRGVRTRNKYQLKMALSQGFQLKNNYWTMEQKVQPEPSRSKETVKEPLDASGADNDARCSTAISVGGPRISTTTMDNLNKPIVKIDKDSARMHVFCLEHAVEVEKQLQAIGGAHVILLCRPEYLRIEAEARSLAAELEVEHGWKDIHFREANMEDRKMIEELLQDEESIPTSSDWAVKLGTNLYYSANLAKSPLHNKQIPYNRVIYRAFGRSSPDNSPVKLENCEGSRDTQKKIVLAGRWCGKAWMSNQVHPFLAQRIESSELEETDKSSGVEASKRNSSTITDVPKSSSKKRENMAVEVTTDTKRPRLAKGYSSKALKGVAEVSHPSPTAVVPRVSSRIADRANRLKSEMTEEPKATSHSRTRPPKKFEVEAKKQMKMRKEDKMMAPTAPKDDEERPSATKGGPSVGPATKLEFSQRKRRTRTDTMKQLKKATGEERTPRDHPMHVEGYTCSIEGCSMSFDTRNKLSLHELDMCPVEGCGKKFFTHKFLLQHGKVHIETTKQLKKATGEERAPRDHRMRVEGYTCTIEGCSMSFDTKKELSLHERDTCPVKGCGKKFFTHKYLLQHRKVHTDDRPLKCPWEGCDVAFKWAWARTEHLSVHTGDRPYVCREPGCAETFRFISDFSRHKRETGHSTKQTKTKT encoded by the exons ATGCCGTCctcgtcgcccccgccgccgcctcccggggCGTCCGGCGACGCGGTGCCGCCGTGGCTCAAGGCCCTGCCGCTGGCGCCCGAGTTCCACCCCACGGCGGCCGAGTTCGCCGACCCCGTCGCCTACCTGCTCAGGATCGAGCCCGCCGCGGCGCCCTTCGGCATCTGTAAGGTCGTCCCGCCCTGCGCGCGCCCGCCCCGCAAGGCCACCCTCGCCAacatcgcccgctccctcgccgCCAACGACAAGGCCGACGCCGACGACCACGCCCAGTCCCCGCCGTCCTTCCCCGTCCGCCACCAGTACCTCGGCCTctgcccgcgccgcccgcgccccgcgctcCAGACCGTCTGGCTCTCCGCGCGCCGCTACACGCTCCCGCAGTTCGAGTCCCGGgcggccgccgcccgcgccccgctccTCGCCCGCCTCGGCGTCCCCGCCGCCAAGCACCAGGGCGACCGCCTCCCCCCGCTCGACCACGAGGCGCTCTTCTGGCGCGCCGCCTCCGCCGACCGCCCCATCACCGTCGACTACGCCAGCGACATGCCCGGCTCCGGCTTCCCCCCCTGCGCCGCGCGCTCCGCCCAGGGCCAGCAGCCCGCGCACGTCGGTGAGACGGCCTGGAACATGCGCACCGCCGCCAGGAGCCCCGGATCGCTGCTGCGGTTCATGCGCGACGAGGTGCCTGGGGTCACCACGCCCATGCTCTACGTCGGCATGCTCTTCAGTTGGTTCGCCTGGCACGTCGAGGACCACGACCTCCACAGCCTCAACTACATGCACCTCGGCGCCGCCAAGACCTGGTACGGGGTGCCCCGCGACGCCGCGCTCGCCTTCGAGGACGTCGTGCGCGTGCACGGCTACGCCGGGGAGGTGAACCCCCTAG AAGCATTCGCGACGCTGGGGAACAAAACGACCCTGTTGTCCCCTGAATTGCTCGTCGGCTCGGGGGTACCCTGCTGCAG GTTGGTGCAGAATGCAGGGGAGTTTGTGGTCACCTTCCCAGGATCATATCACTGCGGTTTCAGCCATG GTTTCAACTGTGGCGAGGCATCAAATATAGCTACTCCTGAATGGTTGAGAGTAGCAAAAGAGGCAGCAGTCAGGAGAGCCTCAATCAATCAACCTCCCATGCTTTCACACTATCAACTGCTTTACGAACTTGCACTATCAATGTGCATCAG GGACCCGTCCATTGGGGCAATGGAACCACGCAGTTCTAGACTGAAGGAAAAGAAGAAGGGTGAAGGGGGACAATTGGTCAAGAAGTTATTTGTCCAAAATGCTATTCAAGATAATGAACTGCTTAGTTGTCTTCTGAATGATGGATCTTCTTGTATTATTCTTCCTATAAATGCTCATGATGGTCCTGTTCTTTCAGCTTTGCGTTCAAGATCCCAATTAATACCTAAATCCAAGTTGTCAGATGGGCTATGCAGCAATGGAGAAACTCTTGAAGCCTTGGCAAGATGTACGCATAATTCACATAATGCAGAAGGTGACAAGGCGGATGTAATCAGTGCTGCTGGGCTCTTAGATCAGGGCTTATTATCCTGTGTCAGCTGTGGGATTTTAAGTTTCTCCTGTGTGGCTGTCATCAAGCCAAGAGAGTGTGCATCAAAATACTTCATGTCTTATGATTATAATTCGATCAATGATCAGCTTGTTGATTCTGGAGGGTGTCATCTGGCAAATGCAGCTGGAAGTGAAGGGACCAATGGTGGCATTCTAC GCCCCGGTTTTGAACTGCATGGCACTGAAATACTTCCTGATGCTGGACCTGTCACTGATTCTGCTCCTGATCTTCTGGCATCTGCTTATGGAAATCAACCGGACACTGATGAACATAATCGGAATAAGAAAATTAAGGTCTCTCATGACTCCAGCGAATTAGACGGAACGAAGATTCCCTCAAGTAGCATTAAATGCCAACAAAGACCATCATCCCAGAGCTCTCAGTGTATTGGCGGCTCAAGTATTTCGAATGGACCAAGAGGTGTTCGCACAAGAAACAAATATCAACTTAAGATGGCACTGTCTCAAGGTTTTCAGCTAAAGAATAATTATTGGACAATGGAACAGAAAGTTCAACCTGAACCGTCAAGGTCAAAAGAGACTGTGAAGGAGCCACTTGATGCCAGCGGTGCAGATAATGATGCTAGATGTAGCACTGCAATTTCTGTGGGTGGCCCTAGAATCTCTACAACCACGATGGACAACTTAAATAAACCAATTGTGAAAATTGATAAGGATTCAGCAAGAATGCATGTATTTTGTCTTGAGCATGCCGTCGAGGTTGAGAAGCAACTCCAAGCAATTGGTGGGGCCCATGTTATTCTTTTATGCCGTCCAG AATATCTTAGAATAGAAGCAGAAGCAAGGTCGTTAGCTGCCGAACTGGAAGTTGAGCATGGCTGGAAGGACATCCATTTCAGGGAAGCCAACATGGAGGACAGGAAGATGATTGAAGAACTCCTGCAGGATGAGGAATCAATACCAACAAGCAGTGATTGGGCTGTAAAGCTGGGAACCAATCTTTACTACAGTGCAAATCTGGCCAAATCTCCTTTACATAACAAACAAATACCATACAACAGGGTCATCTATAGGGCATTTGGCCGCAGTTCTCCTGATAACTCACCAGTAAAACTGGAAAACTGCGAGGGGAGTCGAGACACGCAGAAGAAAATAGTCTTGGCTGGCCGATGGTGTGGGAAAGCATGGATGTCAAACCAGGTCCATCCATTCCTAGCTCAGAGAATTGAAAGCAGTGAACTGGAGGAGACCGACAAGTCTAGTGGAGTGGAAGCCTCCAAACGAAATAGTAGCACTATAACAGATGTACCAAAATCATCAAGCAAGAAAAGGGAGAACATGGCTGTGGAGGTAACAACAGACACCAAGAGGCCCAGACTAGCTAAGGGGTACAGCTCCAAAGCATTAAAAGGCGTTGCTGAAGTGTCCCACCCCTCACCAACTGCAGTGGTTCCCCGTGTCAGCTCTAGGATTGCCGATAGAGCAAACAGGCTAAAATCAGAGATGACAGAAGAGCCAAAGGCTACTTCCCATTCGCGAACAAGGCCACCAAAGAAGTTTGAGGTTGAAGCAAAGAAGCAAATGAAGATGAGGAAAGAAGACAAGATGATGGCTCCAACTGCTCCAAAGGATGATGAGGAGCGCCCATCTGCTACCAAGGGGGGTCCTTCTGTGGGCCCTGCCACTAAGCTGGAGTTTTCTCAGCGTAAGCGCAGAACCAGAACCGATACGATGAAGCAACTGAAGAAAGCCACAGGAGAGGAGAGGACTCCAAGAGATCATCCAATGCACGTCGAAGGGTACACATGCAGCATCGAGGGTTGTTCGATGAGCTTTGACACAAGAAATAAACTGTCCCTGCATGAGCTTGACATGTGCCCGGTTGAGGGCTGTGGAAAGAAGTTCTTCACCCACAAGTTTCTGCTGCAGCACGGCAAGGTTCACATCGAAACGACGAAGCAACTGAAGAAAGCTACAGGAGAGGAGAGGGCTCCAAGAGATCATCGGATGCGCGTTGAAGGGTACACTTGCACTATCGAGGGCTGCTCAATGAGCTTCGACACGAAAAAGGAACTGTCCCTGCATGAGCGCGACACCTGCCCGGTCAAGGGCTGTGGGAAGAAGTTCTTCACGCACAAGTATCTGCTGCAGCACCGCAAGGTCCACACAGACGACCGTCCGCTGAAGTGCCCGTGGGAGGGCTGCGACGTGGCGTTCAAGTGGGCATGGGCCAGGACAGAGCACCTTAGTGTTCATACGGGCGACAGGCCCTATGTTTGCCGTGAGCCAGGGTGTGCAGAGACGTTCAGGTTTATATCAGATTTCAGCCGTCACAAGCGCGAGACAGGCCACTCAACCAAGCAGACTAAAACCAAGACATGA